In the Leptotrichia sp. oral taxon 212 genome, one interval contains:
- a CDS encoding type II secretion system protein, with amino-acid sequence MKSEVKKAKKFQKGFTLVEVILVVAIITIISAIAVPQVGKYLNKANRSKIIGAIAELNNSSTSWSIDHGGDIPNSLQDIFNEQGDLKKLGIGADSSGNFKIGNIHGKILYSNGEVYAKTDPSSKAFPNEEIRK; translated from the coding sequence ATGAAAAGTGAGGTAAAGAAAGCAAAAAAGTTTCAGAAGGGCTTTACTCTGGTTGAGGTTATTCTTGTTGTGGCAATAATTACAATAATATCAGCGATAGCAGTGCCACAGGTGGGAAAGTACCTGAATAAGGCAAACAGGAGTAAAATAATAGGGGCAATAGCAGAATTAAACAATTCATCAACATCTTGGAGCATCGATCATGGGGGAGATATACCAAATAGTTTACAGGACATATTCAATGAACAGGGAGATTTAAAGAAACTGGGAATAGGAGCAGATAGCAGCGGAAATTTCAAGATTGGAAATATTCATGGGAAAATTTTATATAGCAACGGGGAAGTATATGCAAAGACAGACCCTAGCAGCAAGGCATTTCCAAATGAGGAAATCAGAAAATAA
- a CDS encoding A24 family peptidase, translating into MCSNDAVHILEIIEYIALFYICIIDIRKKIIPDRGFIILVIIGLLKGMINTNIEGYFLGMCVYPMPLIILYILEDYFKKELIGFGDIKLMMGIGGNMGYKSLAEVVKFYHVVYFIAGITVILFMLYAKYKAKKAEYIPFAPFLATGFIMRVLNIQII; encoded by the coding sequence ATGTGTAGTAATGATGCTGTTCATATATTAGAAATTATTGAATATATTGCTCTTTTTTACATATGCATAATAGATATAAGAAAGAAAATAATACCTGACAGAGGATTTATAATACTTGTAATTATTGGATTATTAAAAGGTATGATAAACACAAATATAGAAGGATATTTTTTAGGAATGTGCGTCTATCCGATGCCATTAATAATTCTGTATATACTGGAAGATTATTTTAAGAAGGAACTGATAGGATTTGGAGATATAAAGCTAATGATGGGAATTGGTGGAAATATGGGATATAAAAGTCTTGCAGAAGTGGTGAAATTCTATCATGTAGTATATTTTATTGCAGGAATTACAGTAATCCTATTTATGCTCTATGCAAAATATAAAGCGAAAAAAGCCGAGTATATTCCTTTTGCACCTTTTCTTGCTACAGGTTTTATTATGAGAGTGCTTAATATTCAAATAATATAA
- a CDS encoding type II secretion system protein GspD → MKLQKNVTIIFILFFTCNNLFSEKITDYVNKKDVQNVNKIFIYREERRQKKEETEKESVKNKIEDSNEKSGKTEGKNSGKEAAPQKTVNEKIGEVELEYRDVKEISEKLDGLSGFKMVGIDNKVILHGDEKKMEEVRRIIKDLDKPKEQIIIKGRIIDTSSNLFERLGVDWTASSDNQTPSKSSLIAKFLNGEVSIGSIFSSGGKFLGVDFNLLRENGDIKIEAMPTLMIMENEEGELKVTEEVIVGEKKITKNNEDYIEPIFSEAGIVFKILPEIRKMGNEKKILLKIDTEISNFKLTSNYSATSGAKQKNQTKTIITLNDGGSTFIGGLKQNVNKETVRKVPILSAIPIIGPLFKYKRKNNEIRDIYIEIEAVVQKREK, encoded by the coding sequence ATGAAATTACAAAAAAATGTGACTATAATTTTTATACTTTTCTTTACATGTAATAATCTGTTTTCGGAAAAGATAACAGACTATGTAAATAAAAAAGATGTACAGAATGTAAATAAAATATTTATTTACAGAGAAGAAAGAAGGCAGAAAAAAGAAGAAACAGAAAAAGAAAGTGTAAAGAATAAAATTGAAGACAGTAATGAAAAATCAGGAAAAACAGAAGGAAAAAATAGCGGGAAAGAAGCTGCGCCACAAAAAACAGTTAATGAAAAAATAGGTGAAGTAGAGCTTGAATACAGGGATGTCAAGGAGATATCAGAAAAACTGGATGGACTGAGCGGATTTAAAATGGTAGGAATTGACAACAAAGTTATTCTGCATGGAGATGAAAAGAAAATGGAAGAAGTCAGAAGGATAATAAAAGACTTGGACAAACCGAAAGAACAGATAATAATAAAAGGGAGAATAATTGATACAAGTTCAAATCTTTTTGAAAGGCTTGGGGTGGACTGGACTGCCAGTAGTGATAATCAGACTCCTTCAAAATCCAGTTTGATAGCAAAGTTTCTAAATGGGGAAGTTTCCATAGGATCAATTTTTTCAAGTGGAGGAAAATTTCTGGGAGTTGACTTTAACCTTCTAAGAGAAAATGGAGATATAAAAATAGAAGCAATGCCGACTCTTATGATAATGGAAAATGAGGAAGGGGAGCTCAAAGTTACAGAAGAGGTCATTGTAGGTGAAAAAAAAATAACAAAGAATAATGAAGATTATATAGAGCCAATATTTTCAGAAGCCGGAATAGTTTTTAAAATACTGCCTGAAATAAGAAAAATGGGAAATGAAAAGAAAATTTTACTGAAAATAGATACGGAAATAAGTAATTTTAAGCTTACATCCAATTATAGCGCCACATCAGGAGCGAAACAGAAAAATCAGACTAAAACAATTATTACTTTGAATGACGGAGGTTCAACTTTTATAGGCGGATTAAAACAGAATGTGAATAAGGAAACAGTAAGAAAAGTTCCTATACTGTCAGCAATACCAATAATTGGTCCACTTTTCAAATATAAACGGAAAAATAATGAAATAAGGGATATTTATATCGAAATAGAAGCAGTAGTCCAGAAAAGAGAAAAATAA
- the rfaE1 gene encoding D-glycero-beta-D-manno-heptose-7-phosphate kinase has product MISFERLKEILERFSKVKIAVVGDMMLDEYLIGKVSRISPEAPVPVVNIEQERFVLGGASNVANNLKSLSAQVSVYGVVGKDSNGEKFVKELESKHIDPSGIVIDETRPTIIKSRVLSQGQQLLRLDWEKDTDITENIQKKIIENVEKNIKKTDALLLSDYNKGVLTEFVSQSIIKIAKKYNREVVVDPKPNNFKNYKGATSMTPNRKEILDYFGMKKFQNEEEIAQRMSELKEELALDNVVLTRSEEGVSLFKNEHRRIPTVAREVYDVTGAGDTFISTFLLSVCAGADLFEAGAIANMASGIVVAKIGTATATKEEILEFYHNVIENNYEKI; this is encoded by the coding sequence ATGATTTCATTTGAAAGACTGAAGGAAATACTGGAACGTTTCAGTAAAGTTAAAATTGCTGTTGTTGGCGACATGATGCTGGATGAATATTTAATAGGTAAAGTATCAAGGATATCTCCTGAAGCACCTGTTCCTGTAGTGAATATTGAGCAGGAAAGATTTGTTCTTGGAGGTGCTTCGAACGTGGCAAATAACCTGAAAAGCCTGTCAGCACAAGTTTCTGTCTATGGAGTTGTCGGTAAGGACAGTAATGGAGAAAAATTTGTGAAGGAACTGGAGTCAAAACATATAGATCCGTCAGGGATTGTAATAGATGAAACAAGACCTACAATAATAAAAAGCAGGGTACTTTCTCAGGGACAGCAGCTGTTGAGACTGGACTGGGAAAAGGATACTGATATTACTGAGAATATACAGAAAAAGATTATAGAAAATGTTGAAAAGAATATTAAAAAGACAGATGCATTACTTCTTTCAGACTATAATAAGGGTGTGCTGACGGAGTTTGTTTCCCAGAGCATAATAAAAATAGCCAAGAAATATAACAGGGAAGTTGTTGTAGATCCTAAACCTAATAATTTTAAAAATTATAAGGGTGCCACTTCAATGACACCTAACAGAAAGGAAATTCTTGACTATTTTGGAATGAAGAAATTTCAGAATGAAGAGGAAATTGCACAAAGAATGTCAGAACTGAAGGAAGAGCTTGCACTTGACAATGTAGTTCTGACAAGAAGTGAAGAAGGAGTTTCTCTCTTTAAAAATGAACATAGAAGAATACCAACTGTAGCCAGGGAAGTTTATGATGTAACAGGAGCTGGAGATACTTTTATATCAACATTTCTGCTGTCGGTATGCGCAGGAGCAGATTTATTTGAAGCGGGAGCTATTGCAAATATGGCTTCCGGTATTGTAGTTGCTAAAATTGGAACAGCGACAGCTACAAAAGAGGAAATCCTGGAATTTTACCATAATGTTATAGAAAATAATTATGAAAAAATATAA
- a CDS encoding ROK family protein has product MAIIAAVEAGGTKFICGLGTEDGKIIDRINIPTTTPEETMSKVIEYFKDKEFDVMGVGSFGPIDPVKGSETYGYITKTPKAYWSDYNIIGELKKHYDVPMEFDTDVNGAALAESWWGAGKGLKNVMYITVGTGIGAGAVVNGTMLQGLTHPEMGHIFIKRHPEDTYEGNCPFHKDCLEGMAAGPAIEKRWGKKGHELADNERVWDMEAYYLAQALMNYILILSPQRIIMGGGVMKQQHLFPRIRKYVQEFLNGYVQKKEILEKIDEYVVYPGLGDEAGFVGSIALGKLALNAK; this is encoded by the coding sequence ATGGCAATAATTGCTGCAGTAGAGGCTGGAGGAACAAAATTTATTTGTGGACTGGGAACTGAAGATGGAAAAATAATAGACAGGATAAATATTCCAACAACAACACCTGAAGAAACAATGTCTAAGGTTATAGAATATTTTAAAGATAAAGAATTTGATGTTATGGGAGTTGGAAGCTTTGGACCTATTGATCCTGTAAAAGGTTCAGAAACATATGGTTATATAACAAAGACTCCAAAGGCATACTGGAGTGACTATAATATAATTGGGGAACTGAAAAAACATTATGATGTTCCAATGGAATTTGATACAGATGTTAATGGTGCGGCATTGGCTGAATCATGGTGGGGAGCCGGAAAAGGCCTGAAAAATGTCATGTATATAACAGTTGGAACAGGAATTGGAGCAGGAGCCGTTGTAAATGGAACTATGCTTCAGGGACTTACACATCCTGAAATGGGACATATTTTTATAAAAAGACATCCGGAAGATACCTATGAAGGAAACTGTCCATTCCATAAAGACTGTCTTGAGGGTATGGCTGCAGGGCCTGCAATTGAAAAAAGATGGGGTAAAAAGGGACATGAACTGGCTGACAATGAAAGAGTATGGGATATGGAAGCATACTATCTGGCACAGGCTCTTATGAACTATATATTGATTTTATCTCCTCAAAGGATAATAATGGGCGGAGGAGTAATGAAACAGCAGCATTTATTCCCACGTATAAGAAAATATGTACAGGAATTTTTGAATGGTTATGTACAGAAAAAAGAAATACTTGAAAAAATTGATGAATATGTCGTATATCCTGGACTTGGTGATGAAGCAGGTTTTGTAGGATCAATAGCTTTAGGAAAACTGGCTCTGAATGCTAAATAA
- a CDS encoding MFS transporter: MDIEHSVKNTRKYAILEVMFFNGFSVGMQSFVLLSLAIYFNMSSFFISVVSSLPTAGYLLQVFTKKVNTILGGRRRTLVLSVTISRLVICLLPFAVLFDMRNQFVYFMIMFIYGLSSPFVNNVWTATMVEIINKKERGKYFGKRNLFSSLSTVIYTLFYGYILSLADKKSSILLLTSVMAVSAIGSAIFMYLHYIPDLGEEVKNISIKTAFKNKNFVLYLKFASIWLFTWEFLKPLTEYYRIKILGVNTMFISQMGVVTAILSSVLYIIYGKLSDKYGNKTMLRMGIFFTTYYVLTYFSMTKDNKMSMLFAAAVIDAVGFTAITLSLLNLMMEVSEEPADAYVGAYAIVCGIAAILAGIFGGLVGKFINNGVIYIFGEEFYTIRFAFAIGFVLRLFSLLELTRVDSFEKTFIYKGSLPIKNFFSKRILNVGASYINDVKRSERESQNIKTQNRKDNYINVDSNEIKNVKEESGNQENRTDEIENFEKRTEENNMNKTV, from the coding sequence GTGGATATAGAACATTCAGTCAAAAATACTAGAAAATATGCGATACTGGAAGTTATGTTCTTTAATGGCTTTTCAGTGGGAATGCAAAGTTTTGTGTTATTAAGCCTGGCGATATATTTTAATATGAGTTCTTTTTTTATATCAGTAGTATCGTCTTTGCCGACAGCCGGATATTTATTGCAGGTATTTACTAAAAAAGTAAATACCATTTTAGGAGGAAGAAGAAGAACACTTGTCTTGTCAGTTACAATATCGAGGCTAGTTATATGTTTACTGCCTTTTGCAGTGTTATTTGATATGAGAAATCAATTTGTATATTTTATGATAATGTTTATTTATGGATTATCGTCTCCTTTTGTAAACAACGTATGGACAGCTACAATGGTAGAAATTATAAATAAAAAGGAAAGAGGAAAATATTTTGGGAAACGTAATTTGTTTTCATCACTGTCAACGGTAATATACACATTGTTTTACGGATATATTTTGTCTCTTGCTGATAAGAAAAGCTCCATATTGCTGCTTACATCAGTAATGGCAGTTTCAGCAATAGGATCTGCAATATTTATGTATCTTCACTATATTCCGGATTTAGGGGAAGAAGTAAAAAATATCAGTATAAAAACTGCATTTAAAAATAAAAACTTTGTCCTTTATCTGAAATTTGCATCTATATGGTTATTTACATGGGAATTTTTAAAACCTCTGACAGAGTATTACAGAATAAAGATACTTGGTGTAAATACCATGTTTATTTCCCAGATGGGAGTTGTTACTGCAATACTGTCAAGTGTACTTTACATAATATATGGTAAATTATCCGATAAATACGGGAACAAGACCATGTTAAGAATGGGGATATTCTTTACAACATATTATGTTCTTACATATTTTTCCATGACAAAGGATAATAAGATGTCTATGCTTTTTGCAGCTGCAGTAATTGATGCGGTAGGATTTACAGCAATAACCTTAAGTCTTCTGAATTTAATGATGGAAGTTTCTGAAGAACCTGCCGATGCTTATGTAGGTGCATATGCTATAGTCTGTGGAATTGCGGCAATACTCGCAGGAATATTTGGAGGACTTGTGGGGAAATTTATAAATAATGGAGTTATTTATATTTTTGGAGAAGAATTTTACACCATAAGATTTGCATTTGCGATAGGATTTGTTTTAAGATTATTTTCATTGCTGGAGCTGACAAGAGTAGACTCATTTGAGAAAACATTTATTTATAAGGGAAGTCTTCCTATAAAAAACTTTTTTTCAAAAAGAATTTTGAATGTAGGTGCAAGTTATATTAATGATGTAAAAAGAAGTGAAAGGGAAAGTCAGAACATAAAAACTCAAAATAGAAAAGATAACTATATAAATGTTGACAGCAATGAAATAAAGAATGTAAAGGAAGAAAGCGGAAATCAGGAAAATAGAACAGATGAAATTGAAAATTTTGAAAAGAGGACAGAAGAGAATAACATGAATAAAACAGTGTGA